The following proteins are encoded in a genomic region of Magallana gigas chromosome 1, xbMagGiga1.1, whole genome shotgun sequence:
- the LOC105338240 gene encoding aromatic-L-amino-acid decarboxylase gives MDFEEYRLRGKEMVDFIAEYLKSIRTRRVFPDVSPGYMRTLVPEAAPQEGEKWDDIFRDIERVIMPGVTHWQSPYMHAYFPALNSFPSLLGDMLADAIGCLGFTWASSPACTELETIVMDWLGKMIGLPSEFLHSNKETKGGGVIQLTASDCTFITMLAARTEVFQKHRKLDPDVDEAHINARLVAYCSDQAHSSVEKAGLISLVKMRYLTTDDDLSMRGHTLQEAISRDKEDGLIPFYVCATLGTTGACAFDNIKELGLICEKEGLWMHIDAAYAGTAFICPEYRSYIEGIEHANSFAFNPSKWMMVHFDCSAMWVKDCRTLHRTFNVDPLYLKHENSGAAIDYMHWQIPLSRRFRALKLWFVIRSFGTEGLQKHVREGVRLASKFEDLLRKDQRFEIPASRVLGMVVFRLWGENEMTETLLKRLNKSGKVHMVPASLKGKYVIRFTVTSQYTTDQDIERDWKIISDTATKVLHDTESEEDEAYSDEEVSSPEVEEEKQFVRVPSIKKKEYGMSLLLSNVPMSPKLINGSFAALFDDSEAMEEVAKQISAENAEHLIPMSPRKRKLRDQSKHQSFDQTTMADRCLSNSYKHQGSLDSKLDEIVNSSAYLETRMNGMQMDDVFEAEEERPIDDTEDENCPMKCKDDVSYNEGSTQTETGQRRVDRTPNGQTQSMSQRKNPNIRLRIPEVNIPSMRNVCPHCGNRFSFS, from the exons ATGGACTTTGAAGAATACAGACTCagag GAAAAGAAATGGTTGATTTTATCGCGGAATATCTGAAGTCTATTCGGACTAGAAGGGTATTCCCAGATGTTTCTCCTGGATACATGCGCACGCTTGTACCGGAAGCTGCACCACAGGAAGGAGAGAAATGGGACGACATTTTCAGAGATATTGAGCGTGTTATTATGCCTGGA GTTACCCATTGGCAGAGTCCGTATATGCACGCCTACTTTCCCGCTCTGAATTCGTTTCCTTCCCTGCTTGGAGACATGTTGGCTGATGCTATCGGATGTCTTGGATTCACTTGG GCTTCTAGCCCAGCGTGTACAGAACTGGAGACAATAGTCATGGACTGGTTGGGGAAGATGATTGGCTTACCGAGTGAATTTCTGCACAGCAATAAAGAAACAAAAGGAGGAGGTGTCATTCAG CTGACAGCCTCGGACTGTACTTTTATCACGATGTTAGCAGCAAGAACAGAAGTGTTTCAGAAACACCGGAAGTTAGATCCGGACGTGGATGAAGCCCATATCAACGCCAGACTTGTGGCTTACTGTTCGGATCAG GCGCACTCATCTGTAGAGAAGGCAGGTCTTATATCATTGGTCAAAATGCGTTACCTGACTACGGATGATGATCTGAGTATGCGCGGACACACCCTCCAAGAAGCCATCTCGCGTGATAAGGAAGATGGCCTGATTCCATTTTAT gtTTGTGCAACTTTAGGAACTACAGGGGCATGCGCATTTGACAATATTAAAGAGCTCGGACTTATAT GTGAGAAAGAGGGACTTTGGATGCACATCGACGCCGCCTACGCAGGAACAGCCTTCATTTGTCCTGAATATCGATCCTATATTGAAGGAATCGAACACGCCAACTCGTTTGCCTTCAACCCATCCAAGTGGATGATGGTGCATTTCGATTGCTCCGCCATGTG GGTGAAGGACTGTCGAACTTTGCACAGAACATTTAATGTGGATCCACTCTATCTAAAACACGAAAATTCAG gAGCTGCAATAGATTATATG CACTGGCAAATTCCCTTGAGTAGACGGTTCCGCGCACTGAAACTTTGGTTTGTGATCCGCTCCTTTGGTACTGAAGGATTACAAAAGCATGTTAGAGAG GGAGTTCGTTTAGCAAGCAAATTTGAAGACCTTCTTAGAAAAGATCAAAGGTTTGAAATCCCTGCTTCCAGAGTTTTAGGGATGGTGGTGTTTCGGTTGTGG GGAGAAAATGAAATGACAGAAACACTTTTGAAGAGATTGAATAAATCTGGAAAAGTTCACATGGTACCAGCGTCTTTAAAGGGCAAATACGTCATAAGATTTACCGTGACGTCACAATATACTACGGATCAAGACATTGAGCGCGACTGGAAAATTATTTCAGATACTGCAACAAAG GTATTACACGATACAGAGTCTGAGGAGGATGAGGCATACAGCGATGAGGAGGTATCAAGTCCAGAAGTAGAGGAAGAGAAACAGTTTGTGAG AGTTCCTTCCATTAAGAAGAAAGAATATGGAATGAGTCTTCTTTTAAGCAACGTCCCAATGTCACCAAAGTTAATTAACGGGAGTTTTGCCGCTTTATTTGATGATAGCGAGGCTATGGAAGAGGTAGCCAAGCAGATATCAGCAGAAAACGCGGAACACCTTATTCCTATGTCACCTAGGAAACGCAAACTAAGAGACCAATCAAAACATCAAAGTTTTGATCAGACAACAATGGCCGATCGTTGTCTAAGCAACTCCTACAAACATCAAGGGTCGCTTGATTCAAAACTTGACGAGATCGTAAACAGTTCAGCGTATTTAGAAACTCGTATGAATGGAATGCAGATGGATGACGTGTTCGAAGCCGAAGAGGAACGTCCAATCGATGATACGGAAGACGAAAACTGTCCAATGAAATGTAAGGATGATGTATCGTACAATGAAGGGAGTACACAAACCGAAACTGGACAAAGAAGGGTCGACAGAACTCCTAACGGCCAAACACAATCTATGTCTCAACGCAAGAACCCAAACATTAGACTGAGAATACCGGAAGTAAACATTCCAAGCATGCGCAACGTGTGTCCACATTGTGGGAATCGGTTCAGTTTTTCTTAA